A single region of the Biomaibacter acetigenes genome encodes:
- a CDS encoding metal-dependent hydrolase has product MDPVTHAAVSFGIFSLANSAPAPFSPSLIGNIVGSLAPDFDIVLRMWGPLTYLKNHRAQSHSVLGITAISAFTASLLTLIPGLPSEGFFQIFFWTLLGALSHSILDILNSHGIKLLWPFSCRSFSIPLLNIFDPFFIFPFFLITFLPGDAFSKHSLFLLAMLYLIFRFYIRCRIARYLKLKYRKKALHRVLVMPSMFGIFSWIFIVETKKSLLVGSINSFPKKLFKPVLKELLKCKDHPMVQLALNSKPGEIFKSFTPFYYIDLIRKGEYFYVQFYDLRYLLKDRFLHSATVIVSEEGDLLEGLFHPFSPENCIAI; this is encoded by the coding sequence GTGGACCCAGTAACCCATGCTGCCGTAAGTTTTGGTATTTTTAGCCTGGCAAATTCAGCGCCGGCACCCTTCAGCCCCAGTTTAATAGGCAACATCGTCGGTTCACTGGCCCCGGACTTCGATATCGTCCTCAGAATGTGGGGTCCTCTGACCTATTTAAAGAATCACAGGGCTCAATCCCATTCGGTATTGGGAATAACGGCCATATCAGCCTTTACAGCGTCCCTCTTGACCCTTATACCGGGGCTCCCATCGGAAGGATTTTTTCAGATTTTTTTCTGGACACTCCTCGGAGCCCTCTCCCATTCAATTTTGGATATCCTTAATTCTCACGGGATAAAACTCCTTTGGCCTTTTTCATGCAGGTCTTTCAGCATACCTCTTTTGAATATCTTTGACCCTTTTTTTATTTTTCCTTTTTTCTTAATAACCTTTTTACCCGGTGACGCCTTTTCAAAACATTCATTATTTTTGTTGGCCATGTTATACCTTATATTCAGGTTTTATATCCGCTGTAGGATTGCAAGGTACCTAAAACTAAAATATAGAAAAAAAGCCCTGCACAGGGTTCTGGTCATGCCGTCCATGTTCGGTATTTTTTCCTGGATATTTATCGTGGAGACGAAAAAATCCCTTCTGGTGGGAAGTATCAATTCATTTCCGAAAAAATTGTTTAAGCCCGTGCTCAAAGAACTATTGAAATGCAAGGATCACCCCATGGTCCAGCTGGCTTTAAACTCAAAGCCGGGGGAGATCTTTAAGAGTTTTACGCCCTTCTACTATATCGACCTCATACGAAAGGGGGAATATTTTTACGTTCAATTCTATGATCTACGGTATCTTTTAAAGGACAGATTCCTTCACAGTGCCACTGTCATAGTTTCCGAAGAAGGGGATTTGCTCGAAGGCCTCTTTCATCCCTTTTCGCCGGAAAACTGCATAGCGATTTAA
- a CDS encoding glycine/sarcosine/betaine reductase component B subunit: protein MKLELGNFHVKDLVFGEKTGFKDGIVTVNKIELSSMLLEDGRLKAVDLDIAKPGEEVRIIPVKDVIEPRVKVSGGTVFPGFLGKPITVGSGRTHVLKGMAVVTCGRIVGFQEGIIDMAGPGAEYTPFSKLFNLVVIAHPRDGLDSHEHEEAVRIAGLKAAAYVAEAVKSLEPEETRAYETKSIAGALSEYPGLPKVAYVYQLQSQGLLHDTYVYGVDAKRIIPTLISPTEVMDGAIVSGNCVSACDKNTTYVHQNNPVIEELYARHGKDINFVGVIITNENVTLADKERSSDYTAKLAEYLGLDGVIITEEGFGNPDTDLIMNCKKIEGKGIKTVLITDEYAGRDGASQSLADADVKADAVVTAGNANEEIVLPPMKKIIGLSDTATIIAGGSQKSLRDDGSIEIELQAITGATSEVGFTRMSATTY, encoded by the coding sequence TTGAAGCTGGAACTCGGGAATTTTCATGTAAAAGACCTGGTCTTTGGGGAAAAGACCGGATTTAAAGACGGCATTGTGACCGTTAATAAAATAGAGCTTTCCAGTATGCTGCTGGAAGACGGCAGGCTTAAAGCCGTGGACCTGGATATTGCAAAACCCGGGGAAGAAGTAAGGATTATACCGGTAAAAGATGTCATAGAACCAAGAGTTAAAGTGTCAGGCGGCACTGTATTTCCGGGGTTTCTGGGCAAACCCATCACCGTAGGTTCCGGTAGGACTCATGTCTTAAAAGGTATGGCAGTGGTGACCTGCGGCCGTATAGTGGGCTTCCAGGAAGGCATTATCGACATGGCAGGCCCCGGAGCCGAGTATACCCCCTTCTCAAAATTGTTCAACCTGGTGGTGATAGCCCATCCCAGGGACGGTCTGGATTCCCATGAGCACGAAGAGGCCGTAAGGATTGCCGGATTAAAGGCTGCTGCCTATGTGGCGGAGGCTGTAAAAAGCCTTGAGCCAGAGGAGACCAGGGCCTATGAGACTAAATCCATCGCCGGTGCCCTTTCCGAATACCCGGGGCTGCCCAAAGTGGCCTATGTTTATCAGCTACAGAGCCAGGGCCTCCTGCATGATACTTATGTCTACGGTGTCGACGCCAAGAGAATCATCCCTACGCTTATATCTCCCACAGAAGTCATGGACGGGGCCATCGTCAGCGGCAACTGCGTTTCGGCCTGCGATAAAAACACCACCTATGTGCACCAGAACAACCCGGTCATAGAGGAACTCTATGCAAGGCACGGCAAGGATATCAATTTTGTAGGCGTCATCATCACCAATGAAAATGTAACCCTGGCCGACAAGGAGCGGTCCTCGGATTATACGGCAAAACTGGCTGAATACCTGGGCCTTGATGGGGTAATCATAACTGAAGAGGGATTTGGCAACCCGGATACGGACCTCATCATGAACTGCAAAAAAATAGAGGGAAAAGGAATCAAGACAGTGCTCATTACGGATGAATATGCCGGAAGGGACGGCGCTTCCCAGTCCCTGGCCGATGCCGATGTAAAAGCCGATGCGGTGGTGACCGCCGGTAATGCCAATGAGGAAATAGTGCTGCCCCCTATGAAAAAAATCATAGGCCTCTCAGATACCGCCACCATCATCGCCGGAGGCTCCCAGAAATCCCTGCGGGATGACGGCAGCATTGAAATTGAACTTCAGGCCATAACAGGGGCCACATCGGAAGTAGGCTTTACCCGCATGAGCGCGACGACATATTAG
- the trxA gene encoding thioredoxin TrxA has product MIELTAENFEEEVMKSKMPVLVDFWGPRCEPCKALMPHVEKLEEKYGDRVKFCKLDTSKNMRLAISQKVMGLPTLIVYKNGQKADEVTKNVTIEMVEEMIKKNI; this is encoded by the coding sequence ATGATTGAACTCACTGCCGAAAATTTTGAGGAGGAGGTGATGAAATCCAAAATGCCTGTTTTGGTGGACTTCTGGGGTCCCCGGTGTGAGCCATGCAAGGCTTTGATGCCTCATGTGGAAAAGTTGGAAGAAAAATATGGGGACAGGGTCAAGTTCTGCAAACTGGATACTTCCAAAAACATGAGGCTGGCCATTTCCCAGAAGGTCATGGGTTTGCCCACCCTCATTGTTTACAAAAACGGGCAGAAAGCCGATGAAGTCACCAAAAATGTAACTATTGAAATGGTCGAGGAGATGATCAAAAAAAATATATGA
- the grdA gene encoding glycine/sarcosine/betaine reductase complex selenoprotein A produces the protein MFEEKKIIIVGDRDGVPGPAIEACMKTTKGEVVFSTTECFVUTAAGAMDLEIQQRIKDMAEKYGAENVVVILGGAEPEAAGIAAETVTNGDPTFAGPLAGVSLGLAVYHIVEPEVKAAVDAGVYDEQVGMMEMVLDVDAISKEVSKYREQYSKYKA, from the coding sequence ATGTTTGAAGAAAAGAAAATCATCATCGTTGGAGACAGGGACGGTGTCCCGGGACCGGCCATAGAAGCCTGTATGAAGACCACTAAAGGAGAAGTGGTGTTTTCCACCACCGAGTGCTTCGTCTGAACGGCCGCCGGTGCGATGGATCTGGAGATCCAACAGAGAATTAAGGATATGGCGGAAAAATATGGAGCCGAAAACGTTGTAGTTATACTGGGTGGAGCAGAACCTGAAGCAGCAGGAATTGCTGCCGAGACGGTGACTAATGGTGACCCCACCTTTGCGGGCCCGCTGGCGGGCGTTTCCCTGGGCCTGGCGGTGTACCACATCGTAGAGCCCGAGGTAAAAGCCGCTGTGGATGCCGGGGTTTATGACGAACAGGTGGGTATGATGGAAATGGTGCTGGATGTGGACGCCATTTCTAAAGAAGTGAGCAAGTACAGGGAGCAGTATTCGAAATATAAAGCATAA